Genomic DNA from Ruminococcus sp. OA3:
TGACACTCTCTGACTCTCCTTGCGATAAGCTGATTGTACTGACCGCCGAAGTCCAGGACGATGATCATCTCTTTTTCCACGTGTGTTCCTCCTGAATTTTTTTCATTGGAATGCTCCGGGCACCCCGAACTCACTGAATGTTTCAAGTTTGGCAGGCAGATCTGTCCGCCGTTTTATCTGACAAAACAGACTTCATCGCCCTGCCGGGTATGGTGTCCGCTTCGTTTCCTGTTCATAATCTTTTGCCTTTGGTTGAACATATTACATTATAGAGGAAAGCCGATATCCTGACAAGGAGAATTTACGCTTTTTATTGACACGAAAATTGCATGCTTTTACATATAGAAGCAACAGATTGACAGGCGGTACGCAAAACGGGGATGTTGCTGTTGAACGATAATGTAAGAGTTGTGGACAGGGTGTTCGATATCGTTGAGGAGCTGGCGTGTTCGAGTACGCCGATGAGTCTCTCCGCCATCTGCAGGGCTACAGGGATGAGCAAGAGTACGGTGCACCGGATACTCTCCTCCCTGTGTGCGCGGCAATATGTGGAGAAGCACCCGGACAATACGTACTCGATCGGCTATAAAATGATAGAAACTGTCAGCTATCACATCAACAGTCTGGAGCTTCTGACCAAGGCGAAGCCATTTTTAAATGACATGTTGCGGGACCTGGGGCTGACCTCACACCTTGGAATTTTGGACAGCTGCGATGTCGTATATCTGGAGCGTATGGATATCTACCCCAGCACACGCCTCTACACCCAGGTTGGATACCGGTCGCCGGCATTCTGTTCTTCCATGGGAAAATGCCTGCTCGCCTGTCTGGCCGGAGATGAACTGGATGATGCCCTCTAGCTGTGTGATTTTAAACAGTATACCCGGAATACGATCACGGATGTCCGTGAATTCAAACGGTATCTGAAGATCGTGCGCAAGCAGGGCTGGGCCATGGATAACGAGGAGTATCAGATGGGCACCGTTGTGTCGGAGCTCCGATCTTTGATTACCGAGGAGCGCCCGTCGCCGCGATCAGTGCGAGCGGTTTCATCAAAAGCCTGTCCGATGACAAGCTGAAATGGTGATCTCTCAGGTCAAACAGGCAGCCGCCAATATCTCCCGCCGGATGGGGTATGTCCAGTAACCTGTGTATCATGATAAGACAAAAGTGCTTTCCACGCAGGCATTTCTCTGCGTGAAAGCACTTTTCTCATAAAAACGTATGATATAAAAGACTTTAGATAATGTTTTTAGCGCGATGGCCCTGGTACTCGTCACCTCGTCGAACGTCGACATCACGCCTTCCGTGCCGATACCAGAATATTTGTAGCCTCCGAACGGCATCTGCAAATACGCCCCTGTCGGTAAATAATTTCCAGTTTCCGGAGATCGTGTTGTCCGCCGCACTCCCACCGAAGAACAGAACTCTGCCGATCACTCTCGTAATTCCTTTCAGATAAAACTCCTCCTCTCCGGTAGGTGCCATCATGTAAACATAATCCGGAGCCACCGTCTTTCCCGCGCGCTCCATCGCGAGAATCGCCGCCCTCTCGCCCGCCGCCTCCGGACCGTCTTTTTTTTCGACCGCCGCCACTCCGACGCACAGGTCCTCATCCGTCATCACCGCCGATAAATCCCTCCGGGGTGATAACGCCGGTAAACGAAGTGTTTCCGATAACCGGAAGTTCATCCGCGATGCCTGCCAGCATGTCGTCCAGGTCATAATCACAGCTCGCATAGACGAATGCCATTTTCATTTGTTCCAACCCGCTCTTTACTTTTTTCGCCGCCTCGGCGCCTGCCGTTTTTACACATGCATTTGTACTTGAACCCGTTGTCGCTTTCATCGTAACTGCTTCCTCCTGTTTTGAAAAATCACCAATACAATTGTCGGATTCCGCCACTCGAAACGGGCGTTCCGCACAGCGGAACACCCGTAATTTTTTTCCATTTATATACTTTTAACAGAATCAGACCCCTGCCGTCCTCACAAACAATGCTGCGACAGCCACATCATACTCCGGCAGCCCGTCAGAGCTCCACAACAGCCGGATATTCATCAGCTCTCCGAGCATTTTCCCAAAATCAAATCCAAAGGCGGTGACAGAGTACCGTCTGTCCTGCGGATGGCGGCAGGTACCTCCCGTTTCCCTTGCACACTTCCCGCAGAGGATACAGCGCCCCGCCCCCATACATTTGCTACCGGGCAGCTTTTTCTCCAGTTCCAGCAGGGTAAGCAGTAATTCTTTTTTCACTTTCTCATAAGTCTCCTGACGGATCCATTCAGTCTGCGCTGCGGTCACTGCCGCATCTCTCAGCTCCTGCGGATAAGTGACTTTCACCGCAATCAGAAAT
This window encodes:
- a CDS encoding helix-turn-helix domain-containing protein: MNDNVRVVDRVFDIVEELACSSTPMSLSAICRATGMSKSTVHRILSSLCARQYVEKHPDNTYSIGYKMIETVSYHINSLELLTKAKPFLNDMLRDLGLTSHLGILDSCDVVYLERMDIYPSTRLYTQVGYRSPAFCSSMGKCLLACLAGDELDDAL
- a CDS encoding FIST N-terminal domain-containing protein gives rise to the protein MTDEDLCVGVAAVEKKDGPEAAGERAAILAMERAGKTVAPDYVYMMAPTGEEEFYLKGITRVIGRVLFFGGSAADNTISGNWKLFTDRGVFADAVRRLQIFWYRHGRRDVDVRRGDEYQGHRAKNII
- a CDS encoding DUF2284 domain-containing protein; amino-acid sequence: MRYTAETTVKRISRKLLLSCYSNPGQVQQSCCACPHYGKVWSCPPGIPDAACYLEHYDEAFLIAVKVTYPQELRDAAVTAAQTEWIRQETYEKVKKELLLTLLELEKKLPGSKCMGAGRCILCGKCARETGGTCRHPQDRRYSVTAFGFDFGKMLGELMNIRLLWSSDGLPEYDVAVAALFVRTAGV